Proteins encoded within one genomic window of Aquarana catesbeiana isolate 2022-GZ linkage group LG03, ASM4218655v1, whole genome shotgun sequence:
- the TMEM95 gene encoding sperm-egg fusion protein TMEM95, producing the protein MCPPLCMETKILYNCTVCRLRRTKCLSDEICYPAALGLYKAMWTIIFCSIISIALGIIACTVEYWRNVMRLEGEAENKKTK; encoded by the exons ATGTGCCCCCCGCTGTGCA TGGAGACGAAGATCCTCTATAACTGTACGGTGTGCCGGCTGAGGAGGACGAAGTGTCTGAGTGATGAGATCTGCTACCCAG CGGCTCTGGGTTTGTACAAGGCCATGTGGACCATTATCTTCTGCTCCATCATCTCCATCGCTCTGGGGATCATCGCATGCACCGTGGA gtATTGGAGAAATGTGATGAGATTGGAGGGAGAAGCTGAGAATAAGAAGACAAAATAA